Part of the Acidobacteriota bacterium genome is shown below.
GATTTCCCTAAGCATACAATTTGTCATTGCCGCTCAAACCTATTCACAACTGCGTGTGCCGTTTACCAGGCAGGTTCAACCTGCCGCGCAACCGGATAATGAACATCCCGCAAGTGAAGAAAAGAGCCGAACATCAGACCGCGAGATTGCGCCGGAAGCACCGGAGTATTACGACGAAGAAGGCGATGCGCCTCTGCCGCCGCCCGATAACCGGGCGCGACTTTCAGCTTATCTGATGCAGTTATTATCGCCCACCGGAAGTTGGCTAACTGTCGTGGCGCTGGCTTTGCTTTATGTACCGGCAACCATTCTGGTCATCAGTTTGTTGGAGAATATCGGCAGTTTCGGGGTCGCTTTCAATCGCGATTATGGCGCGTTGCTCACCTGCACCTTGATGGCATGGGCGGCAGCGCATCTTCCCTTACTGGTTGCCGGCTTGCTGATTGTAACGTTGCAAAAAGGCTGGATGGTTTTGTGGGTGGTTTCGCTTGCTGCCAAACTTTATTTCGCTGCACTGATGGTGTGCGCCTTACGCATCGTTTGCGGCGCGCGATTTTCAAGAGCCATCGGCGCGGTTGGCGTATCGTGGGTGGCAATGCTTTTACAATCCATGCTGTGGTTTCTGGCTTCGCCGTTTCTGCTCTTTTATCTATGGCGCTATTTCAGCAACGAAGCCGCGGGACTTGGGGCAATTTTCAGCGGCAGGCAGAGTTTTCGCCGCAATCTCGAAGCCGCGATGCTCAATCCCAGCGATTCCGAGGCGCGTTATCAACTGGGGTTGATATATCAACAACGTCGGCAATACAGCGAAGCGAAGAAATATTTTCAAGAAGCGATTGCGGTCAACGATCGCGAGACCGATGCGCATTATCAACTCGGTTGCATTGCCCGACAGGAAGGGCGATTGCAAGATGCCATCAACCATTTCAATACCGTCGTGGTTCAGGATGACAAACACGCGCACCATGAAATCTGGCGCGAAATCGGCGCGACCTATTTAGCCGCCGGCATGGTCGAAGACGCACAAACGGCGCTTGAAAGATTTGTCGAGCACAGACTCTACGACCCCGAAGGGCTTTTTCATTTGGGCATGACATTACAAAAGCAGAAACGCTTTGAGGAAGCCGAAGCTATATTCAAACGCTGCGCGGAAGCGGCGCGAACCAAACTCTATGACCACAGCGGACAATCGCGGCGCTGGGGAAGACAGGCGGAAAAACAGTTGCGTTCAACGCAGGCACCGGCGACTTAAAATTACTCAACTGCTATTTCGGCGCATAAAAAAGCGGCGACCAGGTTAGGT
Proteins encoded:
- a CDS encoding tetratricopeptide repeat protein, translated to MSGEQLKLFFKLYINPLAAMSQLIDKGRWLYGGLAVLVISLSIQFVIAAQTYSQLRVPFTRQVQPAAQPDNEHPASEEKSRTSDREIAPEAPEYYDEEGDAPLPPPDNRARLSAYLMQLLSPTGSWLTVVALALLYVPATILVISLLENIGSFGVAFNRDYGALLTCTLMAWAAAHLPLLVAGLLIVTLQKGWMVLWVVSLAAKLYFAALMVCALRIVCGARFSRAIGAVGVSWVAMLLQSMLWFLASPFLLFYLWRYFSNEAAGLGAIFSGRQSFRRNLEAAMLNPSDSEARYQLGLIYQQRRQYSEAKKYFQEAIAVNDRETDAHYQLGCIARQEGRLQDAINHFNTVVVQDDKHAHHEIWREIGATYLAAGMVEDAQTALERFVEHRLYDPEGLFHLGMTLQKQKRFEEAEAIFKRCAEAARTKLYDHSGQSRRWGRQAEKQLRSTQAPAT